A window from Bubalus kerabau isolate K-KA32 ecotype Philippines breed swamp buffalo chromosome 5, PCC_UOA_SB_1v2, whole genome shotgun sequence encodes these proteins:
- the LOC129653209 gene encoding PRAME family member 8-like: MSIQRPLRLLNLAGKSLLTNEALTISTLEHLPIELFPPLFMEAFCGRHRKTLKALVQAWPFVRLPLGGLMQMPHLLTLQAVLDGLDVLLTQKDRPRRCKLRVLDLRNTGQDFWRRWSGSSVHVSSSFSMAPGAEDRPGTEQPLAPFKVFIELHLKERSMDGFLTCLMRWVEQRKASIHLCCKKLRIISFSMDKIMKVLSIVQLDCIQEVYLDRTWHLSTLATFAPLLGQMSNLQKLLISHIHMPDPEEQEEEHVVKITSQFLRLHHFRDLHLESPFYLEGCLDQMLRCLMTPLDNLGITRCLLTNSDLTHLSQSPNICQLKGLDLSGVTMTYSSPELLPALLEKVSATLQELYLEQCGIRDSHLESILHILSHCFQLMSFSLRGNLLSMAILEKLLRHTSGLPRLSQELYPVPQEGFSSDGILQTRRLSQCQAELVEILEDLGHPRTICISFMPLSTLWR; the protein is encoded by the exons ATGAGTATCCAGAGACCCCTGAGACTCCTGAACCTGGCAGGAAAGAGCCTACTAACCAATGAGGCCTTGACCATTTCCACTCTGGAGCATCTGCCCATCGAGCTCTTCCCCCCACTCTTCATGGAAGCGTTCTGTGGAAGACACAGAAAGACCTTAAAGGCCTTGGTGCAAGCCTGGCCCTTTGTCCGCCTGCCTCTGGGGGGCCTGATGCAAATGCCTCATCTGCTAACGTTACAAGCAGTGCTCGATGGACTTGATGTCCTGCTCACACAGAAGGATCGTCCAAG GAGGTGCAAACTGCGTGTGCTGGATTTAAGGAATACTGGCCAGGACTTCTGGAGAAGGTGGTCTGGATCAAGCGTCCATGTGTCCTCAAGCTTTTCAATGGCACCAGGGGCTGAGGACAGGCCGGGGACCGAGCAGCCCTTGGCTCCCTTCAAGGTGTTCATAGAACTTCACCTCAAGGAAAGGAGCATGGATGGATTTCTCACCTGCCTTATGAGATGGGTGGAGCAGAGGAAAGCGTCCATACACCTGTGCTGTAAGAAGCTGAGgattatttcattttccatgGATAAAATTATGAAGGTTCTGAGCATAGTGCAGCTGGACTGTATCCAGGAGGTATACTTGGATCGCACCTGGCATCTGTCCACCCTGGCCACATTTGCTCCTCTCCTGGGCCAGATGAGCAATTTGCAGAAACTCCTCATCTCCCACATCCACATGCCTGATCCTGAGGAGCAGGAGGAAGAACACGTTGTCAAAATTACTTCTCAGTTCCTAAGGCTGCACCACTTCCGTGATCTCCATCTGGAATCCCCCTTCTACCTTGAAGGCTGCCTGGACCAGATGCTCAG GTGCCTGATGACCCCCTTGGACAACCTTGGGATTACTCGCTGCCTGCTTACAAATTCAGACCTGACCCATCTGTCTCAGAGTCCAAACATCTGTCAGCTAAAGGGCCTGGATCTGAGTGGGGTCACCATGACCTACTCTAGTCCTGAGCTCCTCCCAGCTCTGCTGGAGAAAGTTTCAGCCACCCTCCAGGAGCTGTACTTAGAGCAATGTGGTATCAGGGACTCCCACTTGGAATCCATTCTGCATATCTTGAGCCACTGTTTCCAGCTCATGTCCTTCAGTCTCCGTGGGAACCTCCTCTCCATGGCCATCCTGGAAAAGCTGCTGCGACACACCTCTGGGCTGCCCAGGTTAAGTCAAGAGCTGTACCCTGTCCCTCAGGAAGGTTTCAGCTCTGATGGGATCCTCCAAACCAGGAGACTTTCCCAGTGTCAGGCTGAACTGGTTGAGATCCTGGAGGACTTGGGACATCCCAGGACCATCTGCATTAGCTTCATGCCCCTGTCCACCCTGTGGAGATAA
- the LOC129654303 gene encoding PRAME family member 12-like yields the protein MSAPTPPRLLDLAGRHLLRADDLDVSILESLPTELFPPLFLEAFDGYRTETLKAMVQTWPFVRLPLGALIDLPHVGPLQAVLEALDVLLAQKIRSRRCKLRVLDLRNTGQNFWSMWSGASSYGCSGSRMAAVAEPRSTTRQPSTPLKVFLDLCLKKRTLDNFLTYFLRWAEQRKSSIRLCCKKLKIVSMPMDNIVKVLSMVQLDCIQEVQVSCTWSLSTLATLAPFLGEMSILQRLRLSHVHVSAFKKQEHDHVVHITSQFRRLGHLRDLHLESPSFLEGCLDQMLRCLKSPLDSLSITKCWLTESDLTHVSQSPDISQLKSLDLSRVTMTDFRPELLQVLLEKVAATLQELDFDACGITDSQLQAFLPALSRCSQLRAVSLCGNLLSTAVVEKLLRHTAVLPCLRQERYPAPQESYSARGVLLEARLARLRAQLLEILRDLGRPRIIWISLSPCPRCGEDVCHHMEPIVYSCPAPA from the exons ATGAGTGCCCCGACCCCACCCAGACTCCTTGACCTGGCGGGAAGGCACTTGCTGAGGGCCGATGACTTGGACGTTTCTATTCTGGAGAGTCTGCCCACGGAGCTCTTCCCGCCCCTCTTCCTGGAAGCCTTTGACGGATATCGGACGGAGACCCTAAAAGCCATGGTGCAAACCTGGCCCTTTGTCCGCCTGCCTCTGGGGGCCCTGATTGACCTGCCTCATGTGGGGCCCCTACAAGCCGTGCTGGAAGCACTTGATGTTCTGCTTGCCCAGAAGATTCGATCCAG GAGGTGCAAACTGCGGGTGCTAGATTTACGAAACACGGGCCAGAACTTCTGGAGCATGTGGTCTGGAGCCAGCAGTTATGGGTGCTCAGGCTCACGGATGGCAGCAGTGGCTGAGCCCAGGTCAACGACGAGGCAGCCCTCGACTCCACTGAAGGTTTTTCTAGACCTGTGCCTGAAGAAGAGGACCCTGGACAACTTCCTCACCTACTTCCTTCGGTGGGCGGAGCAGAGAAAGTCTTCCATCCGCCTGTGTTGCAAGAAGCTGAAGATCGTCTCAATGCCAATGGACAATATCGTGAAGGTCCTGAGCATGGTGCAGCTGGACTGTATCCAGGAGGTGCAAGTGAGTTGCACCTGGAGTCTGTCCACCCTGGCCACACTGGCTCCTTTCCTGGGTGAGATGAGTATCTTGCAGAGACTCCGTCTCTCCCACGTCCACGTGTCCGCCTTCAAGAAGCAGGAGCACGATCATGTTGTGCACATCACCTCCCAGTTCCGGAGGCTGGGCCACCTCCGGGATCTCCATCTggagtctccttccttccttgaagGCTGCCTGGACCAGATGCTCAG GTGCCTGAAGTCCCCCTTGGACAGCCTGTCAATAACCAAGTGCTGGCTCACAGAATCGGACTTGACCCACGTGTCCCAGAGCCCAGACATCAGTCAGCTCAAGAGCCTGGATCTGAGCCGTGTCACCATGACTGACTTTAGGCCTGAGCTCCTCCAAGTTCTGCTGGAGAAAGTCGCAGCCACCCTCCAGGAACTGGACTTCGATGCGTGTGGGATCACGGACTCCCAGCTGCaggccttcctgcctgccctgagccgctgctcccagctcagggccGTCAGCCTGTGTGGGAACCTCCTGTCCACGGCCGTCGTGGAGAAGCTGCTGCGACACACCGCTGTGCTGCCCTGTTTAAGGCAAGAGCGCTATCCCGCCCCTCAGGAGAGTTACAGCGCCCGGGGCGTTCTCCTGGAAGCGAGACTTGCCCGGCTTCGGGCTCAGCTGTTGGAGATTCTGAGAGACTTGGGACGTCCCAGGATCATCTGGATAAGCCTCAGCCCCTGTCCTCGCTGTGGGGAGGACGTATGCCATCACATGGAGCCCATTGTATACAGCTGTCCTGCCCCTGCCTAG